From the genome of Pseudomonas sp. WJP1:
TCAGCCGGGCTTTTTTATGCCTGCTGCTTTTTGGAGGCCTATCGGAAAATCACCGCCAGAAAGCTTTTTTATTTCAATTTAATCGACAAACCTGTTAATTCTGACAGTTGTTCATTTCCCCACCCCCTTGTCTCATAGAGAGCAGTAGCACCATCCTGCCTTTGGCTTAACGAGTTGAGGATGCGAATGCAAACGTATTCGCCCACTACATCAAGGGAAAGTACAATGACCACAGAACACATACACTCCTCTCCCCTATCAACTGAATATGATCCACTTTTTGGTGAAAACGGCTTTGCCTATCTTCATTCTCCATCCAACACTTACACGCAATTGTCATTACATGTTGTCTCTGTAGGCCCTGACAATAAGATTTACGTCGCGGGCTCGCTGAGTGATCCAGTCATCATCAGCAAAAGCCTCTACATGCTGGCATGCCTGAATGAAGACGGCTCTGTTGACACCAGTTTTGGTTACCAAGGTTTCTTCGGCGGTATTTTTTACGGATCAGATAGTTCAAAATTCATCGCCGAACAGATTGCCTTTGTGGATAACAGAATTCTGCTGACAGGAGAGCTCTTTCACTATGTAAACGGTGTTTTGCAGAAGGACAAGGCTGCCGTTCGTTTTCTTCTCGATGGCACCATTGATAAAACATTTGCCGTAGAAGGAAAATTCATTTTCCACGCTCCTGATACGAATGCTGATTTACGCGCTGTATCTAAGTACAACGAAAAATGTCTGGAAATCGCCAACTCCAGATGCGCTGCATCCAACTCTCCAAACGAGCTTACACCCTATGTGCTCGGAGCATCACCAATACACGGCGACCACATCATATTGCTTCACGATTCAGGCAACTGGTTGTCAACTGATGCTTGGATCATCCGCCTGACCCAAAGTGGGGAGCTTGATGTTTCATTCAATGGCTCCGGATTTGTCCGTGTCCGGCATGACAGATTTACCCACATCAAACTGAAAAGCCTGACCGTTGACGATGCGGGCAACTACATCACTGCAGGCGAAGTCAAGTTGGATTTTTTGCATCACCCTGATGCCATTGTTCTCGTAAAACACAGACAAGATGGCAGACTGGATACCACCTTTCAGCAGAACGGTTCTCTGCTGATATACGATGAAGACCCACTCTATTATTGGGAACTTTTCGGTGCCGTAAAGCAACCCAACAATCGCATCCTGTGCACAGGCACAAGGCATTCAAGACACGACACCTCTATTTCCGGGCTTTTAACCAGCAGGGAAGCAGACGGCTCAAAAAACATTCAATTCAACGGTGGGGATCCGGTATTCACGAACATAAATTCATCCAGCACAATTTGGTTCAACACCGACTTCCTGCCTGACGGAAGTTTTTTGAGTACCGGAATTATCGACATTGAAAATCGAGATAAAACTCATTACGTGATCACGCGCTTTCTTTACAATGGCGTTCATGACAAGGACTATAATAATGGGGTTGGTTGGCTTGACTATAAGGAAGCGACAAGCGTTGGTTTTTATTCATCCGCCATCAAAAACAACAAGGTCGTTTTTACCGTAATCGTCAAAGAAGGCGAAGCACGCAATCGCTGCATAGCAAGAGGATTGATGCCCTGACCTGACAAAAGCCCCGCCATGTAAATGGCGAGGCCTTTTTTTATTTCATACCCTGGGCTCACAGCTTGGCGATCGAGACTTCGGTAGATTTCACGAAGGCAATCACCTCGCTCCCCACCTTCAATTCAAGGTCACGCACCGAACGGGTGGTAATCACCGAGGTGACGATGCCCGACGCCGTTTGCACGTCGATTTCCGAGACCACTTCGCCTTCCAGAATTTCCTTGATGACGCCCTTGAACTGGTTACGGACGTTGATCGCTTTGATGGTCATGTTGAGGCTTCCTGTCTGGGTGTCTTGCCCTTGCGAATGAAGGGGCAGGCCTCCAAGGTGCACTGACTTTGATTACAACAAAAGGAATATATAATTATCTATTTATATCTTTTTGGAATATCAAATTCGCCTGACAAAATTCGGACGCGTCGCTTCTCAAAAGAACAAAAAGGAATTATCAAATAGATAATCAGTATTTATGGTTATAACTATACGCAGGTATTCTCAACTCACCCCGTCATCGACCACAGTGAAGTGCCCCATGAATCCGACTGACAACCTCATCGACTTCGCCAGCTACCGCAAGCGCAAACAGGCTCAGCAACGGGCACGGGCCATGTGGGAAATGTACGCACGAAACGCCGCTCTCCAGGCCTTCCCGTGGGCGCAAGTGGCCAAGGCGACCGAGACTCGTCACGCGTGAACGTGCACCCTCCCTCGCGCTATCTGGTCAGCGCCGATGAACCTGCGCTGGACTTCAATCAACTGGAGCATCAGGAGGAAGACGCCAACTGCGAACGGGTGGCGCAGAATCTTCAACGCCTGCGCAGCAAGCGTCACCTGTCTCTCGATGCGCTGGCCCGCCAGTGTGGCGTGAGCCGGGCAATGCTGGCGCAGATCGAATCGGGGCGCAGCGTGCCGTCGATCAAGGTGCTGTGCAAAATCGCCAA
Proteins encoded in this window:
- a CDS encoding TOBE domain-containing protein, whose protein sequence is MTIKAINVRNQFKGVIKEILEGEVVSEIDVQTASGIVTSVITTRSVRDLELKVGSEVIAFVKSTEVSIAKL